Below is a genomic region from Scheffersomyces stipitis CBS 6054 chromosome 8, complete sequence.
tttttcacttcaaCGCTACTAACGAATATCTACAACTCTCTATTGATCCCATCGTAGCCGAGTTACATCACAAACTGCCTCTATGTCGTGGAACACAgccaagaagagattgcAGAGAGATGTGGAGGCTCTTCCTGCCCGTCTCCGTGACTACTACAACAATGAGATGAACAAAAGATATACTTTACCTACATTTGAAACTGCCCAGCTTCCTGTAGTGCCAGCAGCCACGAGAAAGAACAACTATGAAAGAGGTATTGCACCAGGCGATTTGGTGTACATCACTGAAGGCGAAAAGAAAGGAACAGTGACATCTGTTTTCCATTATAATCCTTCCAACGACGCTGTGCTAGTAGCCAATGTCACCGAGAAGAGAATCACTCCCAAAACTACCTGGGTTGAAAACCAGAACAGTCACTATGTAGACTATCCTTCATACTTGCCAATGTCCAAAGTCAAGCTTGCTGGTAAGGATAAAGATGATGAAGGTAAGGTTAGCTATGTAGTTGCTGACGAGATCGTCTTGAAGGATAAGTACTATGATGACAGATACAAAAGATGGCTTCCCAAGAGATTCGTTAAGCACCACAGCAGTATTGAAATTCCTTGGCCCAACCCTCCTTCAGCTTTTGAAGACGACGCATTATCCACACAAGAGCCAACTGTGTTTGAAAAGACCTACGAGTTGCAGACCATTGCTAAAGCTCCTGTGCCTAAGGCTGCGTTGAATCAGTTGAGAAACCCATACTCCAAACACAAGAAGAGAGTGTTGTCGGAATTGCAAGCTAGAAGACTCAATAGTCCCGAAATGCCTCTTTCTGTGGAACAAAAGATTTACTTGGCCAAACAAGCATCCAAGCCCAAGAAGACTTACACCAACTTGTCggaagaaatcaaggacTTCATTGGTGACAAGATGGCTCAGCACATCAACAGCATTGACAACCCCGCCATGCTTGCTCATTTGGAAGCATTGTCGAGGGCCAAGGTTCCTGACTTCGAAAAGACCATACAAAATATCGAAGACGAAAGCAAGTAGTGTAAGTAGCATCACCTCATGTACATAATAAACGATCAAGCTAGAATTCAACGTAGATAACATCTAAAACTACATATCTTATTAAAGTACAGAATATGAAACAATTGCAACCTAGAAACTACAGCTATTACAACATTGCGCATTCTTATTATTACTATATTACATCACAACTTTTCGTAGTCTAACTTGccttccaacttcttcacatCAGCAACCTTTCTGACCGCCTTCATCAAatcattttgcaatataTAGTCTCTGTCATCTCTGATGGCGAAGAAACCCGCTTCCGTGACTACATTTCTGATATCGGCACCATTGAAGCCATCACTCATCTTGACCGCTGCTTCAAAGTCAAACTCACCTTGTTTGGCTACTTTGGCAGTGtggatcttgaagatctccAATCTTCCAGCTTCATTTGGTAATCCAATCTCGATCTTTCTGTCCAATCTACCTGCTCTCAACAATGCTGGATCTAAGGTATCTGGTCTGTTAGTTGCCATGATCACCTTGGTCTGGCCCAAAGTGTCAAATCCATCCATCtggttcaacaattccatcAAAGTTCTCTGGATTTCCCTATCGGCAGAAGTACCTTCACTGAATCTACGGCCACCAATGGCATCCACTTCGTCCATAAAGATAATGCAGGGTTCATGCTCTCTGGCATATGCAAACATCTCTCTGATCAATCTGGCCGATTCTCCGATATACTTGTCTACAATGGCCGAAGCAGGtgagaaaatgaagttgGCTCCAATGGTGGCTGCTACAGCCTTAGCTAACAACGTCTTACCGGTACCAGGAGGACCGTATAAAAGTACACCCTTTGGAGGCTTGATGCCGACTCTATGGAACAACTCAGGATTCTTCAAAGGCAACTCGATTACTTCACGTAATTCACGAATCTGTTCTGTTAAACCACCAATTCCATTGAAGGAGATTTCACCTGGTTCAAAAGTCGTCATGTTGTACACCAAGGGGTCAACTTCTCGAGGCAATATTCTCATGATTGTCAATGTAGTCATATCCAAAGAGACTCTTACACCGTTCTTCAagctttctttcttgatcGTATTACGACAGCCTACAATGTAACGAGGTCCAGAAGAAGCCTTAACAATgaatctttcttcatccaaCTGTTTCAACACCTCCCCTATGATCTGACCAACTGATTGCAAAGCTTTGATGTCATTTTCCGTTCTTTCGTAGTCGTTGTCCAATTCTCGTATGCTGAGACGAAGTTCTTTCAAGCGTGAATCCCATTTACGGTGTTCAAGCAACTTGTCCTTGAATCTGGAAAGTGCTCTGTCTCTCTCTGGATCAGCTGgttgttgaggttgttCAGAGGCATTGTCATTTTCGTCAGCATTGAGAGCCGCCAAAAGTGGATCGTTTTCTTCGCTCATAGTGGAGGTCAAATGTGATGTAGAGGAAAAGTGTGGAAAGAGTTTGGCGtgcagttgaagaaagagaagagttGTAGAGTCCAGTTTTCAATCTGAGAATCGGTGTTATTAGTGGCAAAAGGTCGAGGAAGTCAGGTGAGTTCGGGCAGGTGACTATAAGTGAGATTCTGGACGCGATATAGACTTTCGCAGTCTCTTCACTACTTAGTCTCCACCTCTTACAAATTCCTAGGGCTTTCATTTTTGAGAGCTACCAAGCCAACTCAATTAgattttgcttcttctattacattttgaaaatcacCAGAAACAACTCTAGCTACATAGTTATTACCTTTCTTTCCGTCAGTTCTCTACTTTTATTTTTCTATTCACATTTATTTCTGAACTATTTCTTGCTCGCTTTTCGCAACTTGCTCACCTCACTAGTCTCATTACATAGAAAAAAATTTGACTAATTTTGACTGTTCaggaaagtgaaaaatcatACTTGATCTTCAAATACAGCTCACTTTACCTCACACATAACCAATTGCCATGGAGTTTCATGCTATCATTCTCTGTGGAGACGGCAAGGCGTTGAGTCCTTTTTCAGCGACTAGATCTACCGGGCTGCCCAAAGCTCTTTTGCCCATCGCTAACAAACCCATGCTCAGCTACGTCTTGGACTGGTGTGAGAAGGCCTTTTTCCCTCGTGTCACCGTAGTAGTAGGAACTGATGCAGAAAGCGACATTCAGAATGCTGTAGACCAGTATAAGGCCGACAAAGTGAAGGAAAACCAGGATAAGGACGCTTCTGACGATGGGACTGGCCATTCTACAGCTATTGAAGTGTATGGCTTTGATGCTGAGAACAGTGGACAAATCATATACCAGCTTTACAAATCGAATGCCTGGAAACCGTACCAGAACTTTGTTATATTGCCCTGTGATCTTGTAACAAACTTGCCTCCACAAGTTTTGATAGAAGCCTACAGAAGCAAGGATGAGTCAGACTTGGGCTTGATTGTACACTATAGAAACCAGTTGGATATcgaagacaagaagtccaagattTTCGACAAGAACTACACCATTTACGGTGATGTAAGTGATGGTGGACGTAAGTTCCTCGATATCTACTCCAAAGAAGATATCGACTTCCACAAGGCATTAAAGATCAGAACACAAATGTGCTGGAGATACCCCCAGGCTACAATCAGtaccaagttgttgaacagtTGTGTCTTCTTCGGTTCAGAACAAATATTCAAGGTTTTTGAAGATAATCCTGACAAGTTCAGCGAGTCGtatttcaagaacagaTCAGTAACTAAAGTTGTCCGTGACTTGGCTAGAAGATCCTGGAGACATTCAGAGAATAAAGAGAGCATTGCATTTTTGGTCGTTCCACACCAGGCcaccttcttcagaagttgTAACTTGCCGGTGTTAATGGAAGCAAACCGTCACTTCATGAAGATCCAAGCTACGGAAAAGGGTCAAACCGGCTTTGCTGGTCCAAAGGATAAGACAGCTGCTAATGTAGGTATAGACTCGTTGATTGGCGACAATACTCTTTTGGGAGAAAGGACAAACGTCAAGAAGACAGTTGTTGGCTCCAGATGCAACATCGGAAAAAGGGTCAAGTTGACGGGCTGCCTTGTCATGAATAACGTCACAATCGAGGACGATGTTCAGTTGGAAAACTGCATTATTGGTAACAATGTTCTTATTCATAGCAAGTGTAAGTTGACCAACTGTAACGTAGAGTCTACCAACGAAGTTGCTCGAGGTACCCAAGCCAAGGGTGACACATTGTTGCGTTTCTCGTTGGAGGGTTTGGTCGAAGGAGAAGGTGACGAATCGGCTATTGGAAGCTCTCTGGACGAGGATGATTCTGAAGACGACTCCGAGTCTGACTTCAGCGACTACGAAGATGAATACGCCAATAATGATGACGGATTGTTTGGATACTAACTTATAGAGTATTCTAATACACATTGCAACGACTTATTGTTTATTGTAACGAATTTTGTATATACTATTGAAGTATACTTCTCAACAGGTAGTTTATAAGAAATATAACGATTATACTGGGATGAAATACTATCTCAGGAAAGTACTGTATGACCATAATGTATGATATGTATACTATATTACCGTAGACTATTTGACTACATCAATGCTAAAACTAACCAACCAAACCGGATGCTTCCacgaattgaaaaatatgaTGCCATAAATAACTGCGCCGGAACTAAAGCTCGACATTATttaacttctttttcttcagaGGCAGATCCAGctggatattcttctttcgttCTACTCTGTCATCATCCTTGTCTGTAGAATCGTCGCTATCGGCGTCCGAAGAAGCGTCGTCCAGGGactgttgaagttgaagttttcttcttagtATGGGATCTAGACGACGAGATCTCTTGAAATTCTGAAGCTGCTTTGTACTATGCTGCACTGATATTGGCGGTACAGAAGGTCTAAAATGACTAGCAGGTTTCAAGTCCAGCACAAGTGAAAACTCGTAGTCTAGAGGTATTTCTAGTATTGATTGAGACTGTTCCTCTGGAATAGTATGTCTTACCACATTTGGCTCAGTGGTGTCTCCATTAGATTGACTGGGGGTATTGTTGTGCATGTTAGATATCTCAGCTCTTCGAGTCAAAGCCCAGTTTTCGATATCGCCATCTTGAGTAATGAC
It encodes:
- a CDS encoding mitochondrial 54S ribosomal protein YmL40 codes for the protein MNKRYTLPTFETAQLPVVPAATRKNNYERGIAPGDLVYITEGEKKGTVTSVFHYNPSNDAVLVANVTEKRITPKTTWVENQNSHYVDYPSYLPMSKVKLAGKDKDDEGKVSYVVADEIVLKDKYYDDRYKRWLPKRFVKHHSSIEIPWPNPPSAFEDDALSTQEPTVFEKTYELQTIAKAPVPKAALNQLRNPYSKHKKRVLSELQARRLNSPEMPLSVEQKIYLAKQASKPKKTYTNLSEEIKDFIGDKMAQHINSIDNPAMLAHLEALSRAKVPDFEKTIQNIEDESK
- the RPT4 gene encoding 26S protease subunit RPT4 (26S protease subunit SUG2) (Proteasomal cap subunit) (go_function ATP binding), whose product is MSEENDPLLAALNADENDNASEQPQQPADPERDRALSRFKDKLLEHRKWDSRLKELRLSIRELDNDYERTENDIKALQSVGQIIGEVLKQLDEERFIVKASSGPRYIVGCRNTIKKESLKNGVRVSLDMTTLTIMRILPREVDPLVYNMTTFEPGEISFNGIGGLTEQIRELREVIELPLKNPELFHRVGIKPPKGVLLYGPPGTGKTLLAKAVAATIGANFIFSPASAIVDKYIGESARLIREMFAYAREHEPCIIFMDEVDAIGGRRFSEGTSADREIQRTLMELLNQMDGFDTLGQTKVIMATNRPDTLDPALLRAGRLDRKIEIGLPNEAGRLEIFKIHTAKVAKQGEFDFEAAVKMSDGFNGADIRNVVTEAGFFAIRDDRDYILQNDLMKAVRKVADVKKLEGKLDYEKL
- the eIF2B gene encoding translation initiation factor eIF2B subunit, with the protein product MEFHAIILCGDGKALSPFSATRSTGSPKALLPIANKPMLSYVLDWCEKAFFPRVTVVVGTDAESDIQNAVDQYKADKVKENQDKDASDDGTGHSTAIEVYGFDAENSGQIIYQLYKSNAWKPYQNFVILPCDLVTNLPPQVLIEAYRSKDESDLGLIVHYRNQLDIEDKKSKIFDKNYTIYGDVSDGGRKFLDIYSKEDIDFHKALKIRTQMCWRYPQATISTKLLNSCVFFGSEQIFKVFEDNPDKFSESYFKNRSVTKVVRDLARRSWRHSENKESIAFLVVPHQATFFRSCNLPVLMEANRHFMKIQATEKGQTGFAGPKDKTAANVGIDSLIGDNTLLGERTNVKKTVVGSRCNIGKRVKLTGCLVMNNVTIEDDVQLENCIIGNNVLIHSKCKLTNCNVESTNEVARGTQAKGDTLLRFSLEGDESAIGSSSDEDDSEDDSESDFSDYEDEYANNDDGLFGY
- a CDS encoding predicted protein, which gives rise to MDLSNLSSNLPPTKPVNQTSVDEVSKELTTEFKNAAKSVASLYNSSISTNSSSSNQKIEFANAARSVAALYRLTHNSSSLMHHKGYLQCLDDLLEVITQDGDIENWALTRRAEISNMHNNTPSQSNGDTTEPNVVRHTIPEEQSQSILEIPLDYEFSLVSDLKPASHFRPSVPPISVQHSTKQLQNFKRSRRLDPILRRKLQLQQSSDDASSDADSDDSTDKDDDRVERKKNIQSDSPSKKKKLN